In Campylobacter mucosalis, a single window of DNA contains:
- a CDS encoding Mrp/NBP35 family ATP-binding protein, with protein sequence MLSKEKILERLKSVIYPGFEKDIVSFGFVKRVEVGDKIEIDVEIVSSNKEVADEIRAEISRVLGGAQALINIIQPKIPEQKSNSQSGKNVAPQIKNFVMVSSGKGGVGKSTTTLNLAISMAKLGKKVGILDADIYGPNIPRMLGEVGTNPQVVGNKLKPILSHGVEMMSMGVLMEEGTSLIWRGSMIMKAIEQLLRDVLWSELDVLFLDMPPGTGDAQLTLAQSVPVTAGVCVTTPQVVALDDSKRGLDMFEKLHIPIAGIVENMSGFICPDNGKEYDIFGKGTTEALAKIYKTQILAEIPIEPAVRVGGDSGKPVSFYEPNSITAKRYEEAARKLWEVIEKINDDGGADNSAIQPVMDGKSACSK encoded by the coding sequence ATGTTAAGTAAAGAAAAGATTTTAGAGCGTTTAAAAAGCGTGATTTATCCGGGATTTGAAAAAGATATCGTTAGCTTTGGCTTTGTAAAAAGAGTTGAGGTGGGCGATAAGATTGAGATTGACGTTGAGATCGTAAGCTCAAATAAAGAGGTCGCTGATGAGATTAGAGCTGAAATTTCGCGTGTTTTAGGTGGAGCACAGGCTCTTATAAATATCATTCAGCCAAAAATTCCAGAGCAAAAAAGTAACAGCCAAAGTGGTAAAAATGTTGCCCCTCAGATTAAAAATTTCGTAATGGTAAGCTCAGGCAAAGGTGGCGTGGGTAAATCAACAACGACGCTAAATTTAGCCATCTCAATGGCAAAACTTGGCAAAAAAGTAGGGATTTTAGATGCTGATATTTATGGTCCAAATATCCCAAGAATGCTCGGCGAAGTCGGCACAAATCCGCAGGTTGTGGGCAATAAGCTAAAACCGATTTTATCTCACGGCGTTGAGATGATGAGTATGGGCGTTTTAATGGAGGAGGGCACTAGCCTTATTTGGCGAGGTTCAATGATAATGAAAGCGATTGAGCAACTGCTTCGTGATGTGCTTTGGAGTGAGCTTGATGTGCTCTTTTTAGATATGCCTCCTGGCACTGGCGACGCTCAGCTAACACTTGCTCAAAGTGTGCCAGTAACGGCTGGTGTGTGCGTTACGACTCCACAAGTGGTCGCTCTTGATGATAGCAAACGTGGGCTTGATATGTTTGAAAAGCTTCACATCCCAATCGCTGGTATAGTTGAAAATATGAGCGGATTTATCTGCCCTGATAACGGCAAAGAGTATGATATCTTTGGCAAAGGCACGACAGAGGCACTTGCTAAGATTTATAAAACACAAATTTTGGCTGAAATTCCAATAGAACCAGCCGTTAGGGTGGGTGGCGATAGCGGTAAGCCAGTAAGTTTTTATGAGCCAAACAGCATAACTGCAAAACGCTATGAAGAGGCAGCCAGAAAACTATGGGAAGTAATAGAAAAGATAAATGATGACGGCGGTGCTGATAACTCAGCAATTCAGCCAGTAATGGACGGCAAATCAGCGTGTTCTAAATAA